Within Streptomyces antibioticus, the genomic segment CGGGCGCGCTGTGATGCGTGTGAAATGAGCTGGAGCAACCAGAGAATAGAAATCAGGGCAGGGAAGTGGATGAGTAGCAGGTGCTCAGTTGCTCCCGGGCGCACACGGCCGCAGGGTCTCCAAGGACGGTCAGGGCTTTGCAGTCCGCACCAGCGGCATCATCCGCGCCAGTTCCCGTCTGCTCGTCACGCCGAGCTTCTCGTACACGCGCCCCAGGTGGTTGTTGACCGTGCGCACGGACAGCACCAGGTGACCCGCGATCTCCGGGCTGGTCGCCCCCGAAACGGCCAGCCAGGCGATCTCCGCCTCCCGCCGGGTGAGCGGAACCGTCATGGCCGCCGCGGCCAGCAACGGTGTCCGGGCCCCTTCGCAGCCTTCGGCGAGTGCGGCGGACCGTACCGCGGCGCCGGCCGCGCTCCGGGGGTTCCCCGCGCGGCGAAAGGCGGCGGCCGCCGCGCCGGCCGCCTCGGCGGCCGACAGCTCGCACCCCATCTCGGCGAGCCGCTCCGAGAGCCGCAGCAGCGCCACGCCGTCGTTCTCGGCCAGGGCTGCGGCGAGTTCCGCATGGGCGTGCACGAGCCGTCCGTCGGACCGCGCTGCGACGCCCGCGAGACGACCGGCGACGATCGCCGCACCGCCGAGCCGCGCCACGTCCAGCAGCAGCATGCCCTGGCCGGAGAGGTTGCCCGTGCCCTCCAGGCCGTCGGCGGCGCGCAGCAGCGTCACGCGGGCGTCTTCCAGCCTGCCGGTGGCCGCCATCGCCCATGCCTCCCCGAGGGCCCGGCCGGGAGAGGGCACGAACGTGTCGTACTCGCGCTCGGCCATCGAATCGTCGGCCCTGTCGAGGTCGGCGAGCGTCTCGGCGGCACCGTGGGCGTCGCCTTGGAGCGCGATGGCCGCAGCGAGCCCGCCCAGTGCCTCACGCATGGGCCGGGTGCGGTGGCGGGTCCGGCCGAGCGCGATGCACTCGGCGTACCAGCGGCGCGCAGCGGACACGCGGCCCGCCAGCCACTCCGCCCGGGCCAGGAAGAACGCCACCCACATCCGGACCAACCCCGCCTCAGAGCCCACGAGTTCGCTGTACAACTCCAAGCCCAGGTCCCGGGCCTCGGCCAGACGGCCGTCCTCGGCGAGGGCCAGGACGACGGGGGCCTGCTGAACGGCGGGGTGGGGAGCCGCCAGAGCCGTCCGGCGCGGCCGCCGCTCCAGACCACGGTGCAGGGAACTGGCGTGTTCGGCCCAGGCCAAGGCCTGCCCGATTCTGCCGGTCATCTGCAACGCCCTGGTCTTCACCGCCGCACCGCCCAGCCAGACGGGGGCGTCATGCGGCGAGCCGGGAGCGTCGCCCAGCTCTTCGAGGAGTTCCAGTCCACTGCCGGGTCGGCCGATCGCGGTCCTGATGCACCCCTCGTTGATCGTGAGGATCCGTCGTACCCGCGGCGAGCCGAGCAACGCACCGTGCGCGGCTGTCACCTCCTGAGCACGCCCCGCGTGAGCCATGCCCCACAGGGCGTTCGTCGAGTAGGCCAGAACGATGGCGAGCCG encodes:
- a CDS encoding LuxR C-terminal-related transcriptional regulator, which encodes MSSIPDRDGPWPLVGRDDALAAVTGALHHPRVRAVLVHGPAGVGKSRLAEECLDRAARSGLRTARAVATAVASAVPLGALAHVIPAGTDLSDPVAGFAAVDAALSRDGGGRLVLLVDDLHLLDATSVMLLRQLMDSGTAVVVGTVRTGVPFELSAAFGNDDTVCRIDVEEFRPDEVAGVLRTVLGGPVSAHAVHELHTASGGNALYLRELVLGALRSGALHSDGEVWHLLKGLGSGTARLKELIATRLAHAPRSAAGAVELLALCEPVALTDIQEVAGAEGVLELERHGHIRLVRDRRRHTVVLTHPLYGEVVRASLPELRRKAILLSQAERVEARGARRQDDPLQLASWRLSATGTADPEQLELAAALARHSHDYPQVVRLSRALPADRHTVRNRLLLADALMELGRSAEAEDVLGEADALATTEEDRLAIVLAYSTNALWGMAHAGRAQEVTAAHGALLGSPRVRRILTINEGCIRTAIGRPGSGLELLEELGDAPGSPHDAPVWLGGAAVKTRALQMTGRIGQALAWAEHASSLHRGLERRPRRTALAAPHPAVQQAPVVLALAEDGRLAEARDLGLELYSELVGSEAGLVRMWVAFFLARAEWLAGRVSAARRWYAECIALGRTRHRTRPMREALGGLAAAIALQGDAHGAAETLADLDRADDSMAEREYDTFVPSPGRALGEAWAMAATGRLEDARVTLLRAADGLEGTGNLSGQGMLLLDVARLGGAAIVAGRLAGVAARSDGRLVHAHAELAAALAENDGVALLRLSERLAEMGCELSAAEAAGAAAAAFRRAGNPRSAAGAAVRSAALAEGCEGARTPLLAAAAMTVPLTRREAEIAWLAVSGATSPEIAGHLVLSVRTVNNHLGRVYEKLGVTSRRELARMMPLVRTAKP